A DNA window from Trichomycterus rosablanca isolate fTriRos1 chromosome 11, fTriRos1.hap1, whole genome shotgun sequence contains the following coding sequences:
- the LOC134322784 gene encoding nucleolar protein 58-like, giving the protein MKVGTMWIRMIQRLFGKRTKVHRLPKEKVKENGTNDLKEEFADENKDQEHLQAEMKTSQKRLEDSHEILLSLHMTFRKHAECSENLLSEMEKLIDAIKKTKTADMEVSQAVTPVPGSFSPSSSSFSSARIRLPPIKELQHSSVDNLHTDDAKSSQSFKLAWAANESSNDTEETFLTGTEKNEIDLQTVEELSTEQETRSLTIDDIQNKPLDGKIRRLEMEFQAEKDKWEEEKLKLKHEMAEAKQKRQKKTKDLKLKIKCLEKEAKREKQERKQAKGSRKGNKG; this is encoded by the exons ATGAAGGTGGGTACAATGTGGATACGAATGATCCAGAGGCTGTTTGGTAAGCGTACCAAAGTCCATCGTCTTCCT AAGGAGAAAGTGAAAGAGAACGGGACAAATGATTTGAAGGAGGAATTTGCAGATGAGAATAAGGACCAGGAGCACCTGCAGGCAGAAATGAAGACCTCTCAGAAGAGATTGGAAGACAGCCACGAAATCCTGCTGTCACTTCACATGACCTtcagaaagcatgcagagtgcTCTGAGAATCTTTTGAGTGAGATGGAAAAATTGATAGATGCTATTAAG AAGACAAAAACAGCTGATATGGAAGTCAGTCAGGCCGTCACACCAGTTCCAGGATCTTTCTCTCCATCATCCTCTTCTTTTAGCTCTGCCAGGATCCGTCTTCCACCTATAAAAGAGCTCCAGCATTCCTCTGTGGACAATTTGCACACTGATGATGCAAAGTCATCACAATCCTTCAAGCTAGCATGGGCTGCAAATGAAAGCAGCAATGACACAGAAGAGACATTTCTGACTGGCACTGAGAAGAATGAAATTGATCTGCAAACCGTCGAGGAGTTATCCacagaacaagaaacaagaAGTCTAACTATCGACGACATTCAAAACAAGCCACTTGATGGAAAGATACGTCGTTTGGAGATGGAGTTTCAGGCTGAGAAAGATAAATGGGaggaggagaagctgaaactaaaACATGAGATGGCTGAGGCAAAGCAGAAAAGACAGAAGAAAACTAAAGACCTGAAATTGAAAATCAAATGTCTGGAAAAGGAGGCCAAGCGTGAAAAGCAGGAGAGAAAACAAGCTAAAGGATCTagaaaaggaaataaaggaTGA